GCAAGCCCTGGCCGAAAAATATCGGGAGTATCCGGTGAAGGTCTACTGGATCAGCGTAGATGACGCCGATGTCCCCGACGAGGTCATCGCCGATTTCGCCCGCCAGGCAGGGTTGAAAGTCCCGGTGCTGCGGGATAAGGAGGGATCAGCCTACAGTCAGTTCGGCGAAGATGGGGTGCCATTGCTGGTCGTGATCAATCAAGAGGGATTTCTGGTGGGCCGGCCACGCGTCGGATTTCCCGGCACAGATGTCTTCCTCGAAGAGCTTCCGAAAGTCATTGATCCGCTGCTCAAAAAATAGCGCCCGCCGCACTCCGGCTGCTTCTGCCGAAGTCACCACAGCACAGGCGATACACTCCTGGGGCAAAGGAATCGGTGACATGCCGATTCACCCCCTCATGAAGCCGGCGACAGGCGGTTAAAAAACCCTCGCTCTCGGCGATCTCGTCAGGCGCGATCATGTCCTTCCAGTACCACAGCACGCGCACGTCCCAGGTGTGCCGCCGTTCATAGGCCACAACGCCGAGCGAACGAAAATAGGCCGCCCACGTATCGCCCAGTTGGGCGACGATCGGCGGATTGCTCCTGTCCGAGACGTAATCGGCGAAGAAGCGGAAGGCATCGGGCCAGGCGATGAACCGCACGCGCACCGGTATGCCC
This DNA window, taken from Blastocatellia bacterium, encodes the following:
- a CDS encoding TlpA disulfide reductase family protein; translated protein: MKSVRESVTLGLTFMLGVIALMSPVRADTKPSWTLPVVGGGVVSLESLRGQVVVASFGATWCPPCREELPALQALAEKYREYPVKVYWISVDDADVPDEVIADFARQAGLKVPVLRDKEGSAYSQFGEDGVPLLVVINQEGFLVGRPRVGFPGTDVFLEELPKVIDPLLKK